Proteins found in one Candidatus Rokuibacteriota bacterium genomic segment:
- the rodA gene encoding rod shape-determining protein RodA gives MLRIDRRLVQNVDWLLLASALLVVAVGLMTLANLPPGRGGSGIVWRQLAWVGVGLIALTVVASWDYRSLVRVAPGFYVLGIGLLVTVLALGRTVSGARRWLPLGPVSLQPAEVFKLVFILALVWVLASRWAQPPARGMIWPALGLLAVPTFLIIKQPDLGSAVVLVPVLLALLAGAGVRLRELGALTLAGLAWVPVGWLVLKDYQRDRILVYLDPVRDPLGTAYNIIQSKIAIGSGQLLGKGIAGATQSRLAFLPERHTDFIFAVFAETWGFVGCFVLIVCYACLLFRGLEIAATARDAPGRLLALGVTALLAAQTLMNLGMVVGLIPVVGIPLPLMSYGGSAMVVALSAIGLLLSVRMRQFA, from the coding sequence ATGCTCAGGATCGACCGCCGGCTCGTGCAGAACGTGGACTGGCTCCTGCTGGCCTCGGCGCTCCTGGTGGTCGCCGTGGGGCTCATGACGCTCGCGAACCTCCCGCCCGGGCGCGGCGGCAGCGGGATCGTCTGGCGCCAGCTCGCCTGGGTCGGGGTGGGTCTGATCGCCCTCACGGTCGTGGCGAGCTGGGACTACCGGAGCCTCGTGCGCGTCGCGCCGGGGTTCTACGTCCTCGGCATCGGGCTCCTCGTCACGGTCCTCGCTCTGGGTCGCACGGTATCGGGAGCGCGCCGGTGGCTGCCGCTGGGGCCGGTCTCGCTCCAGCCCGCCGAGGTCTTCAAGCTGGTCTTCATCCTCGCGCTCGTCTGGGTCCTCGCCTCCCGCTGGGCCCAGCCGCCTGCGCGGGGGATGATCTGGCCCGCCCTCGGGCTCCTGGCCGTGCCGACGTTCCTGATCATCAAGCAGCCCGACCTCGGGAGCGCCGTGGTCCTGGTCCCGGTCCTCCTGGCGCTCCTGGCCGGCGCCGGCGTCAGGCTCCGCGAGCTCGGCGCGCTGACGCTCGCCGGTCTGGCGTGGGTGCCAGTGGGCTGGCTCGTCCTGAAGGACTACCAGCGGGACCGGATCCTGGTCTATCTCGACCCGGTGCGCGACCCGCTCGGGACCGCGTACAACATCATCCAGTCGAAGATCGCCATCGGCTCGGGCCAGCTCCTGGGCAAAGGAATCGCCGGCGCGACGCAGAGCCGCCTCGCGTTCCTCCCCGAGCGCCACACCGACTTCATCTTCGCCGTGTTCGCCGAGACGTGGGGCTTCGTCGGCTGCTTCGTCCTGATCGTCTGCTACGCGTGCCTCCTCTTCCGCGGCCTCGAGATCGCGGCTACCGCGCGCGACGCGCCGGGCCGGCTCCTCGCCCTCGGCGTGACCGCGCTCCTCGCGGCCCAGACGCTCATGAACCTGGGGATGGTCGTCGGCCTGATCCCCGTCGTGGGGATCCCGCTCCCGCTGATGAGCTACGGGGGATCGGCGATGGTGGTGGCGCTGTCAGCGATCGGGCTCCTGCTTTCGGTCCGTATGCGCCAGTTCGCCTGA